In a single window of the Gammaproteobacteria bacterium genome:
- a CDS encoding MGMT family protein, with the protein IGANGSLTGYGGGLERKRALLGLEKSRRPAIPTLFD; encoded by the coding sequence CATCGGCGCGAACGGCAGCCTCACCGGATACGGCGGCGGTCTCGAACGCAAGCGAGCGCTCCTCGGACTCGAGAAGAGCCGCCGGCCGGCGATCCCGACACTGTTCGATTGA